Proteins encoded together in one Chloroflexota bacterium window:
- a CDS encoding glucose 1-dehydrogenase: MGVSGKVAVVTGGGAGIGRAACLAFAGAGVNVLVVDNNPVLGAETQALVEKGGGKARFAQADVCSAADVQGYVASALESFGRIDAFFNNAGIEGIVSPLTSYPEEMFDRVLSVNVKGCFLGLKYVLPVMLAQKSGSIVNTASVAGLVGAPGLAAYVASKHAILGLTRTAAGECGRSGVRVNAVCPGPIQTRMMTSLEAMSNPADPSAVARSNQARNPTGRYGTAEEVAQVVLFLTSDAASYVNGAAWTVDGGRTSI, translated from the coding sequence ATGGGCGTGTCCGGGAAAGTTGCTGTGGTGACTGGCGGTGGCGCGGGCATCGGCCGGGCCGCCTGCCTGGCCTTTGCCGGCGCGGGCGTCAATGTGCTGGTGGTCGACAACAATCCCGTGCTGGGTGCCGAGACGCAGGCATTGGTGGAAAAGGGCGGCGGGAAAGCGCGCTTCGCGCAGGCCGACGTCTGCTCCGCCGCCGATGTGCAGGGCTACGTGGCGTCGGCATTGGAATCGTTCGGGCGCATCGATGCGTTCTTCAACAATGCAGGCATCGAGGGCATCGTGTCGCCGTTGACAAGCTACCCGGAAGAGATGTTCGACCGGGTGCTGTCGGTCAACGTGAAGGGCTGCTTCCTCGGCCTGAAGTATGTTCTGCCCGTCATGCTCGCGCAGAAGTCCGGCAGCATCGTCAACACGGCGTCTGTGGCCGGCCTGGTCGGCGCGCCGGGGCTCGCGGCGTATGTCGCCAGCAAGCACGCGATTCTGGGGCTCACGCGCACGGCGGCCGGCGAGTGCGGGCGCAGCGGCGTGCGAGTCAACGCGGTCTGCCCGGGGCCCATTCAGACGCGCATGATGACGTCGTTGGAGGCGATGTCCAATCCGGCTGACCCGAGCGCGGTGGCACGGAGCAACCAGGCGCGCAACCCAACCGGCCGCTACGGCACGGCCGAAGAGGTGGCACAGGTCGTGCTGTTCCTGACGTCGGACGCGGCCAGCTATGTCAACGGCGCCGCCTGGACAGTCGATGGCGGGCGCACATCAATTTAG